One stretch of Methyloversatilis sp. RAC08 DNA includes these proteins:
- a CDS encoding GNAT family N-acetyltransferase produces MITPRIRHTRPADIPALIALQARVYPTIPPWSRRKLGEQLDVFPQGQIVAEIDGAIVGCASALVVLWDDWCDSHSWQDITGSGTFEHHNPDGRTLYGAEVFVDPDLRGAGVGHLLYEGRRMLCRAMNLKRIIACGRLPGYHRHAADMTADLYARKVVWGDLRDPVLSFQLKEGFSYLSVVPDYLPEDTESLGYASVIVWLNPDHDPARPTHFPEHILP; encoded by the coding sequence GTGATCACACCACGCATACGCCATACCCGGCCGGCTGACATCCCCGCGCTGATCGCCCTGCAGGCGCGCGTGTATCCGACCATTCCGCCGTGGAGCCGCCGCAAGCTGGGCGAACAGCTGGACGTCTTTCCGCAGGGCCAGATCGTCGCCGAAATCGACGGCGCGATCGTCGGCTGTGCCAGCGCGCTGGTCGTGCTGTGGGACGACTGGTGCGACTCGCACAGCTGGCAGGACATCACCGGTTCCGGCACCTTCGAGCACCACAACCCCGATGGCCGCACGCTGTACGGTGCGGAAGTGTTCGTCGACCCGGATCTGCGCGGCGCCGGCGTCGGTCACCTGCTGTACGAAGGACGGCGCATGCTGTGCCGGGCGATGAACCTGAAGCGCATCATCGCCTGCGGTCGCCTGCCCGGCTATCACCGCCACGCTGCCGACATGACGGCCGACCTGTACGCCCGCAAGGTGGTCTGGGGCGACCTGCGCGACCCGGTGCTGAGCTTCCAGCTGAAGGAAGGCTTCAGCTACCTCAGCGTGGTGCCGGACTATCTTCCCGAAGACACCGAATCCCTGGGCTATGCCTCGGTCATCGTCTGGCTCAACCCGGACCACGATCCGGCCCGCCCCACCCATTTTCCGGAGCACATCCTGCCATGA
- a CDS encoding carbon-nitrogen hydrolase family protein — protein sequence MIVRIAAVQYLLRPIHDWSGFENQVRFIMKAAGDYKPQFVLLPEIFTTQLLSFMDTGDLHAAVRNMHDYTKRYRDLMLELAAQWNVHLIGGSHPTVREDGRLTNTAYYFTPGGQVFEQDKIHRTRWEREKWDTDAGDQLRLFDTPFGKIAILICYDIEFPELSRMVCEAGADILFVPSCTDDRQGFLRVRYCCHARAIENQVFVVQTSTVGNLPVEGLGMHYGQAGIITPSDFPFARDGIAAEGTPNIEQIIVAEVDLNDLQGNRLNGTTIPLYDKRKDVYEHPVEVIKVS from the coding sequence ATGATCGTCCGCATCGCCGCCGTACAGTACCTGCTGCGCCCCATCCACGACTGGTCGGGTTTCGAAAACCAGGTGCGCTTCATCATGAAGGCCGCCGGCGACTACAAGCCGCAGTTCGTGCTGCTGCCCGAAATCTTCACGACACAGCTGCTGTCCTTCATGGATACCGGTGATCTGCACGCCGCCGTGCGCAACATGCACGACTACACCAAGCGCTACCGCGACCTGATGCTGGAACTGGCGGCGCAGTGGAATGTGCATCTGATCGGCGGCAGTCACCCGACGGTGCGCGAAGACGGTCGGCTGACCAACACGGCCTACTACTTCACGCCGGGCGGTCAGGTGTTCGAACAGGACAAGATCCACCGCACGCGCTGGGAGCGCGAAAAATGGGACACCGACGCCGGCGACCAGCTGCGTCTGTTCGACACGCCATTCGGCAAGATCGCCATCCTGATCTGTTACGACATCGAATTTCCGGAGCTGTCGCGCATGGTGTGCGAGGCGGGGGCCGACATCCTGTTCGTGCCGTCCTGCACCGACGACCGGCAGGGCTTCCTGCGCGTGCGCTACTGCTGCCACGCGCGGGCGATCGAGAACCAGGTGTTCGTCGTGCAGACCAGCACGGTGGGCAATCTGCCGGTCGAAGGGCTCGGCATGCATTACGGTCAGGCCGGCATCATCACGCCGTCTGACTTCCCGTTCGCGCGCGACGGCATCGCCGCCGAAGGTACGCCGAACATCGAACAGATCATCGTCGCCGAAGTCGATCTGAACGACCTGCAGGGCAACCGCCTGAACGGTACGACCATCCCGTTGTACGACAAGCGCAAGGACGTGTACGAACACCCGGTGGAAGTCATCAAGGTGAGCTGA
- a CDS encoding AbiV family abortive infection protein, whose amino-acid sequence MPKTNKPSIALTSKLLRRYRDASIDNARELLYEAELLLKHNHYARAYYSSVAAIEEVGTSVQVFDALGRNVRDPDVANRVVLNLGDYARKVTAAVFPWLLIVPGRRDEVMPYISKMIKRQIPKLDAIHTELDGKGPQGPQINTPNYRVTLTDAEIWLGLAKDIYTHAEAYVLFAPTKIRTKAEDEVFAMKSAALAAVTSSPEFWEYYISCMKTGNATFEAAVADYVRAQTSGGSEVRNGYDDEEA is encoded by the coding sequence GTGCCGAAAACAAACAAGCCGAGCATCGCGCTCACATCCAAGCTGCTGCGACGCTATCGCGACGCCTCGATCGACAACGCCCGCGAGTTGCTGTATGAGGCGGAACTGCTGCTCAAGCACAACCACTATGCCCGTGCCTACTACTCTTCGGTCGCCGCGATCGAGGAGGTCGGCACGTCGGTGCAGGTGTTCGATGCGCTCGGCCGCAACGTACGCGACCCGGACGTGGCCAACCGCGTCGTGCTCAACCTCGGTGACTACGCGCGCAAGGTGACGGCGGCCGTGTTTCCGTGGCTGCTGATCGTGCCGGGCCGGCGCGACGAGGTGATGCCCTACATCAGCAAGATGATCAAGCGGCAGATTCCGAAACTCGATGCGATCCACACCGAACTGGACGGCAAGGGGCCGCAGGGCCCGCAGATCAACACCCCGAACTACCGCGTCACGCTGACCGATGCCGAAATCTGGCTCGGTCTGGCGAAGGACATCTACACCCACGCCGAAGCCTATGTGCTGTTCGCCCCTACCAAGATCCGCACCAAGGCGGAAGACGAAGTGTTCGCGATGAAGTCTGCCGCGCTGGCTGCGGTGACCAGCAGCCCGGAATTCTGGGAGTACTACATTTCCTGCATGAAGACCGGCAACGCGACCTTCGAAGCCGCCGTGGCCGACTACGTGCGTGCGCAGACCAGCGGGGGTTCGGAAGTGCGCAACGGCTACGACGACGAGGAAGCCTGA
- a CDS encoding sensor histidine kinase, producing the protein MTEPTPPVALRATRGLSTTARLALANSVLLATGFGLMLLLVTWLAGQYMLGHVEESVDAELDILSAEYRVDGVRGVSGLIRQRLDMRSPNHDRLYRLESADGVMLIGNLDAWPAAATRDGVLVRLPSLRHPGLTEVVARWARLPDGSRLLVGFDEYEVEQVRSDIRRAALASFGVMLIASLIGGFLITRAALRPVETMRRAAQQIMDGDLRHRIPVRGTADEFDRLSQTLNGMLDRIDRLIASVRGATDNIAHDLRSPLTRHRARIEAALACPPTGDELPALLERNLADIDQVLSTFQSLLRIANVESGMLRSEFRALDLAALTRDAIDFMEPMADERCITLSAGVPAQAPMSGHRDLLFQAVINLIDNAIKFSPADGTVAVSLQPAPDGWRLEVADQGPGIPDGERARVFERLYRLEGARNTPGLGLGLSLVQSVARLHAGRIELQTATPGLCAVLTLPAGT; encoded by the coding sequence ATGACTGAGCCGACACCTCCGGTCGCGCTCCGCGCGACGCGCGGCCTGAGCACGACGGCGCGACTGGCGCTGGCCAACAGCGTTCTGCTGGCGACCGGCTTCGGCCTGATGCTGCTGCTGGTGACTTGGCTGGCCGGGCAGTACATGCTGGGTCACGTCGAAGAGAGCGTGGACGCCGAGCTGGACATCCTGAGCGCCGAGTACCGGGTCGACGGCGTGCGTGGCGTCAGCGGCCTGATCCGCCAGCGGCTGGACATGCGCTCGCCGAATCACGACCGCCTGTACCGGCTGGAAAGCGCCGACGGCGTCATGCTGATCGGCAACCTCGATGCATGGCCAGCCGCGGCGACGCGCGATGGCGTGCTGGTGCGGCTGCCCAGCCTGCGCCATCCGGGCCTCACCGAAGTCGTCGCACGCTGGGCGCGCCTGCCGGACGGTAGCCGTCTGCTGGTCGGCTTCGACGAGTACGAGGTGGAGCAGGTGCGCAGCGACATCCGGCGCGCCGCACTGGCCAGTTTCGGCGTCATGCTGATTGCGTCGCTCATCGGCGGCTTTCTGATCACCCGCGCCGCGCTGCGACCGGTGGAAACCATGCGCCGCGCGGCGCAGCAGATCATGGATGGCGACCTGCGCCACCGCATTCCGGTGCGCGGCACGGCGGACGAGTTCGACCGCCTGTCGCAGACGCTGAACGGCATGCTCGACCGCATCGACCGGCTGATCGCCTCGGTGCGCGGCGCCACCGACAACATCGCGCACGACCTGCGTTCGCCGCTGACCCGCCACCGCGCGCGCATCGAAGCCGCTCTGGCCTGCCCGCCGACGGGCGACGAACTGCCGGCCTTGCTGGAGCGCAATCTGGCCGACATCGATCAGGTGCTGTCCACCTTCCAGTCGCTTCTGCGCATCGCCAATGTCGAGTCCGGCATGCTGCGCAGCGAATTCCGCGCGCTCGACCTCGCGGCGCTGACGCGCGACGCGATCGACTTCATGGAGCCGATGGCCGACGAACGATGCATCACGCTGTCGGCCGGCGTGCCGGCACAGGCACCGATGAGCGGGCACCGCGACCTGCTGTTCCAGGCCGTCATCAACCTGATCGACAACGCGATCAAGTTCAGCCCGGCCGACGGCACTGTGGCGGTCAGCCTGCAGCCGGCGCCGGACGGCTGGCGTCTCGAGGTCGCCGATCAGGGGCCGGGCATTCCGGATGGCGAGCGGGCGCGCGTGTTCGAGCGGCTGTACCGGCTCGAAGGCGCACGCAACACACCCGGCCTCGGGCTCGGGCTCAGTCTGGTGCAGTCGGTGGCACGCCTGCACGCCGGGCGCATCGAACTGCAGACTGCGACACCCGGTCTGTGCGCCGTGCTGACTTTGCCAGCGGGCACATGA
- a CDS encoding transferase, whose product MNDRRSPWAGSAPGAPFVQDDEGMLTLHFDGAAVQSSMDPARPIDLVLDYSRLMMAALLFVPAPSRIGMIGLGGGSLVKYCHHHLPDARIEVAEISPEVIALRNRFHIPPDDERLRIDCADGAEWIAQHDNAFDLLLVDGFDIGGQATALCTQRFYDHCHAALTPNGLLAINMHADDALHGAYIGRVRASFANSVSVVTTDDGVNEIVFAARGDAFRLSEKQLFQRAAALQAAQGLDLRRLARPLIDGRRRDFAPAGRAAVRHVMDGDD is encoded by the coding sequence ATGAACGACCGCCGATCGCCGTGGGCCGGCAGCGCGCCGGGCGCGCCCTTCGTGCAGGACGACGAGGGAATGCTGACGCTGCATTTCGACGGCGCCGCGGTGCAGAGCAGCATGGATCCGGCGCGACCGATCGATCTGGTGCTCGACTATTCGCGCCTGATGATGGCCGCGCTGCTGTTCGTGCCGGCGCCGTCGCGCATCGGCATGATCGGTCTGGGCGGCGGCTCGCTGGTCAAGTACTGCCACCATCACCTGCCCGACGCACGCATCGAAGTGGCCGAAATCTCGCCCGAGGTGATCGCGCTGCGCAACCGCTTCCATATCCCGCCCGACGACGAGCGGCTGCGCATCGATTGTGCCGACGGCGCCGAGTGGATCGCGCAACATGACAATGCCTTCGACCTGCTGCTGGTCGATGGCTTCGACATCGGCGGCCAGGCGACCGCACTGTGCACACAGCGCTTCTACGATCACTGCCACGCCGCGCTGACGCCGAACGGCCTGCTGGCGATCAACATGCATGCGGACGACGCGCTGCACGGCGCCTACATCGGCCGCGTGCGTGCCAGCTTCGCCAATTCGGTCAGTGTCGTCACCACCGATGACGGCGTGAATGAAATAGTTTTTGCCGCGCGCGGCGATGCATTCCGGCTGTCGGAAAAACAGCTATTCCAGCGCGCGGCGGCATTGCAGGCGGCGCAGGGACTCGATTTGCGCAGGCTGGCACGCCCGCTGATCGATGGCCGGCGACGCGACTTTGCGCCCGCGGGTCGCGCGGCCGTACGTCACGTCATGGATGGCGATGACTGA
- a CDS encoding response regulator transcription factor encodes MLRQGGSTQAESRLAHPDPGGAQRFQKRSDMHILVVEDDPEIAGFICRGLREAGHVVDHAANGRDGLFLATGDAFDAIVLDRLMPQMDGLAMLAALRATGSRVPVLILSALGHVDERIRGLRAGGDDYLVKPFAMSELQARLDVITRRGLMPAIESVLRVADLELDRMTHIVRRAGEDITLKPQEYRVLEFLMRHAGQVVTRTMLLEGVWDYHFDPQTNVIDVHISRLRAKVDRAGRAPLIHTLRGAGYCMRAPA; translated from the coding sequence ATGTTGCGGCAAGGTGGCTCGACGCAGGCAGAATCACGGCTCGCGCACCCCGACCCGGGCGGTGCGCAGCGCTTCCAGAAAAGGTCCGACATGCACATCCTCGTGGTCGAGGACGACCCCGAAATCGCCGGCTTCATCTGCCGCGGCCTGCGTGAGGCCGGGCATGTCGTCGACCACGCCGCCAATGGCCGCGACGGCCTGTTTCTGGCGACCGGCGATGCGTTCGACGCCATCGTGCTCGACCGGCTGATGCCGCAGATGGATGGCCTGGCGATGCTGGCCGCACTGCGTGCCACGGGTTCGCGCGTGCCGGTGCTCATCCTCAGTGCGCTCGGCCATGTCGATGAGCGCATCCGCGGCCTGCGCGCCGGGGGTGATGACTATCTTGTGAAGCCGTTTGCGATGTCGGAGCTGCAGGCGCGGCTCGACGTGATCACGCGGCGCGGCCTGATGCCGGCAATCGAAAGCGTGCTGCGGGTGGCCGATCTCGAACTCGACCGCATGACGCACATCGTGCGCCGCGCCGGCGAGGACATCACGCTCAAGCCGCAGGAGTACCGGGTGCTCGAATTCCTGATGCGCCACGCCGGTCAGGTGGTCACCCGCACCATGCTGCTGGAGGGCGTGTGGGACTACCATTTCGATCCGCAGACGAATGTCATTGACGTTCATATTTCCCGCCTGCGCGCTAAGGTCGACCGCGCCGGCCGGGCGCCGTTGATCCATACGCTGCGCGGCGCCGGCTACTGCATGCGGGCGCCGGCATGA
- a CDS encoding TolC family protein, whose amino-acid sequence MSSSVRRAPMRSALLCCLLSMLWLTPPLSAQSVPVAAASHAEEHEQTVVRDAALTLSGALSAALGRAPGTQLPQARLSESRVLTERAGSVLSAPPALHMRYQTDRLPGRAAGVRELEAGLDLPLWRSGQRDALRREADAGRLLSDEELRIHRWRVAGDLRETLWRVLQAEAEVKLADADVELYRALEDDVSKRVRAGDAAPVEILSAEAARRERDAARYEAQVELAHSVFGWATLTGLPALPATVREPVAREPVADAATGYPPVLTAQAALERARSALASVQSQGSGAPRILVGMRSEKSPDSPVTDSVGATLSIPFGGAVHRAATLSPLQLDLARAEDDLALALRMATLVLHEAEHELHAREQALQLAAGQKAVAEREVELGRRAYRLGESSLAERLLVEARAANARRAAALADIAHERAVARYNTSLGILP is encoded by the coding sequence ATGTCCTCATCCGTCCGCCGTGCGCCCATGCGTTCCGCCCTGCTGTGCTGCCTGCTGTCCATGCTGTGGCTGACGCCACCGCTGTCTGCGCAATCTGTGCCCGTCGCCGCGGCTTCGCATGCCGAAGAACATGAACAGACCGTCGTGCGTGACGCCGCACTCACGCTGTCCGGCGCCCTGTCTGCCGCACTGGGCCGGGCGCCCGGCACCCAGCTGCCGCAGGCGCGGCTGTCCGAATCGCGGGTGCTGACCGAAAGGGCCGGCAGTGTGCTGTCGGCACCGCCGGCGCTGCACATGCGCTACCAGACCGATCGTCTGCCCGGCCGCGCCGCCGGCGTGCGCGAACTGGAAGCCGGGCTGGATCTGCCCTTGTGGCGATCCGGCCAGCGTGATGCGCTGCGCCGCGAGGCGGACGCCGGCCGCCTGCTGTCTGACGAAGAACTGCGCATCCACCGCTGGCGCGTGGCCGGCGATCTGCGTGAAACGCTTTGGCGCGTGCTGCAGGCGGAAGCCGAAGTGAAGCTGGCCGACGCCGACGTCGAGCTGTACCGCGCGCTGGAAGACGATGTGTCGAAACGGGTTCGTGCCGGGGATGCGGCGCCGGTCGAAATACTGTCGGCCGAAGCGGCGCGGCGCGAGCGCGATGCCGCGCGTTACGAGGCACAGGTCGAACTGGCGCACAGCGTGTTCGGGTGGGCCACGCTGACCGGCTTGCCGGCGCTGCCGGCGACCGTACGCGAGCCGGTTGCACGCGAGCCGGTGGCCGACGCAGCGACCGGCTATCCGCCGGTGCTGACGGCACAGGCTGCCCTCGAACGGGCACGCAGCGCGCTGGCCAGCGTGCAGTCCCAGGGCAGTGGCGCGCCGCGCATCCTGGTCGGCATGCGTTCCGAAAAGTCGCCCGACAGCCCGGTGACGGACAGCGTCGGCGCCACCCTGTCGATTCCCTTCGGTGGCGCGGTGCATCGCGCAGCCACCCTGTCGCCGTTGCAGCTCGATCTGGCCCGCGCCGAGGACGATCTTGCGCTGGCCTTGCGCATGGCCACATTGGTGCTGCACGAAGCCGAACATGAACTGCATGCCCGCGAACAGGCGCTGCAACTGGCCGCTGGCCAGAAGGCGGTCGCTGAACGCGAAGTCGAACTGGGGCGCCGCGCCTACCGGCTCGGCGAAAGTTCGCTCGCCGAGCGCCTGCTGGTCGAGGCGCGCGCCGCCAACGCACGCCGCGCGGCCGCGCTGGCCGACATTGCCCATGAGCGCGCCGTGGCGCGCTACAACACCAGTCTGGGAATCCTGCCGTGA
- a CDS encoding efflux RND transporter periplasmic adaptor subunit: MKHAFVLSCLLALTSSLHAADIVLDATQIERLGIRDAAPVPAAQASAAPWSARVVASADAEWVVTAPAGGVVVRVPVVEGQQVAANSVLVELRSAGLPEQGAALAQARSAAALARSNLERDRALHAEGLIAERRVRESENAAAQADAAHGAAQSRLRLLGVSAADASSGRVQVRAEAAATVLERMVLPGQRVDEADALLRLADARKLMLELNLTVAQAQDVREGDVLLVEPSGEQARVTQIGWGAADTTQTVRVRAALPPAPSSLRPGLWVKARRSQPATDAWTVPAAAVTHHDGRTWVFSRTAKGFRAVEVQALSQDAGRATVSGALDAKAAVAVSGVAALKAVWLGKGAE; this comes from the coding sequence GTGAAACATGCGTTCGTGTTGTCCTGTCTGCTCGCGCTGACGTCTTCCCTTCACGCAGCCGACATCGTGCTCGATGCGACACAGATCGAACGTCTGGGCATCCGCGACGCGGCACCGGTGCCGGCGGCGCAGGCCAGCGCGGCGCCGTGGTCGGCGCGCGTCGTGGCGTCGGCCGACGCCGAGTGGGTGGTGACCGCGCCCGCCGGTGGCGTGGTGGTGCGCGTGCCGGTGGTCGAAGGCCAGCAGGTCGCGGCGAATTCGGTGCTGGTGGAACTGCGCAGCGCCGGTCTGCCCGAGCAGGGTGCCGCGCTGGCGCAGGCCCGCTCCGCCGCAGCACTGGCGCGCAGCAATCTTGAGCGTGACCGGGCGCTGCATGCCGAAGGCCTGATCGCCGAGCGCCGGGTACGCGAATCCGAAAACGCGGCCGCGCAGGCCGATGCCGCCCACGGCGCCGCGCAGTCGCGACTGCGCCTGCTGGGCGTGTCGGCCGCCGACGCGTCGAGCGGTCGCGTGCAGGTGCGTGCCGAAGCGGCGGCAACCGTGCTCGAACGCATGGTGCTGCCCGGTCAGCGCGTCGACGAGGCCGATGCGCTGCTGCGGCTGGCCGATGCACGCAAGCTGATGCTCGAACTGAACCTGACGGTGGCGCAGGCACAGGACGTGCGCGAAGGTGACGTCCTGCTGGTGGAGCCGTCGGGCGAGCAGGCGCGCGTGACGCAGATCGGCTGGGGCGCTGCCGACACGACGCAGACGGTGCGTGTGCGCGCCGCACTGCCGCCTGCGCCGTCTTCGCTGCGGCCGGGCCTGTGGGTCAAGGCGCGGCGCTCGCAGCCGGCGACCGACGCGTGGACCGTGCCGGCTGCGGCAGTCACCCATCACGACGGCCGGACCTGGGTGTTTTCGCGCACCGCGAAGGGCTTCCGCGCAGTCGAGGTGCAGGCGCTGTCGCAGGACGCGGGTCGCGCCACGGTCAGCGGCGCACTGGACGCAAAGGCCGCGGTCGCGGTCAGCGGCGTGGCCGCGCTGAAGGCGGTGTGGCTGGGCAAGGGAGCGGAATGA
- a CDS encoding efflux RND transporter permease subunit, with product MLDALTRGALARPLLTILAALLLMAAGAWSMTKLPIDAFPDVSAPQVKIIVKLAGMTPEEMEARVTTPVEIEMLGLPKQTMLRSTSKYGLTDITIDFEDGTDIYWARNQVSERLTGIMGDLPPGLTGGLAPITTPLGEMFMFTVEGDLSLAERRGLLDWVIRPALRTVRGVADVNVLGGLATAYEVVPDAARMAATGITLDELRATLERFNRNDGAGRINEGEETLLVRVQGRLESLDDIGRLVVHATPQAQVRIADVAEVRLGALTRMGGVTHNGEGETVQGLVLGLRGADAQEVVRGVRARLDEIAPSLPAGVKVVPFYDRGELVSSAVGTVTKALIEAVVLVLILLFLFLGNVRAALAVAVVLPLSALWTFMLMHFAGLSANLMSLGGLAIAIGLLVDAAVVVVENVVAHLHEPGAADRPRRDVVLEAVREVAVPTTAGIVIIALVFVPLLSLQGLEGKLFAPVALTIVFALAGSLLLSLTVIPLLARLMLNARSHADPWLPRTLSKLYAPLLQRALAAPLIVGGIAGLLFVAAVVVYTGLGKTFMPTMDEGSLIVQLEKLPSISLDASLDIDTRFQKALKDIVPEATQIVARAGSDEIGLDPMGLNQTDTFISLAPGADKPAIIHRIRDLLAEFPGVAYAFTQPIEMRVSEMILGVRGDLAIRLFGPDIDTLNHKAGEIADVLRAIPGAEDVFFVRNEGVQYLRVLPDTDALARAGLDVDALAASLRMQIEGERVGLIQKLDRRYPLIIRSTGSAGASEELAQMPVALPGGGRIALGQLARFERVGGPVQINRQLGSRNMVVIANVGGRDLVGFVEDARAQVLQKVELPSGYRLTWGGEFENQQRAAQRLALVVPLALVLIFLILYSTFDSLRQAALVMANVPFAMIGGVFALGISGEYLSVPASVGFIALLGIAVLNGVVLVSYFNQLRAAGQSMLDAVVNGAQRRLRPVLLTASMAALGLVPLLFATGPGSEIQRPLAIVVIGGLISCTALTLLLLPILYKRFGERPATASAPS from the coding sequence ATGCTCGACGCCCTGACGCGCGGCGCGCTCGCGCGACCGCTGCTGACGATACTGGCCGCGCTGCTGCTGATGGCGGCCGGCGCCTGGTCGATGACGAAGTTGCCGATCGATGCCTTTCCTGACGTGTCGGCCCCGCAGGTCAAGATCATCGTCAAGCTGGCCGGCATGACGCCGGAAGAAATGGAAGCGCGGGTGACCACACCGGTCGAGATCGAAATGCTCGGTCTGCCGAAACAGACCATGCTGCGCTCGACCAGCAAGTACGGACTGACCGACATCACGATCGATTTCGAGGACGGCACCGACATCTACTGGGCGCGCAATCAGGTCAGCGAGCGGCTGACCGGCATCATGGGTGACCTGCCGCCCGGACTCACCGGGGGGCTGGCGCCGATCACCACGCCGCTGGGCGAAATGTTCATGTTCACGGTCGAAGGCGACCTGTCGCTGGCCGAACGGCGCGGCCTGCTCGACTGGGTGATCCGCCCGGCGCTGCGCACGGTGCGCGGCGTGGCGGACGTGAATGTGCTGGGCGGGCTGGCCACCGCCTACGAGGTGGTGCCCGACGCGGCACGCATGGCGGCCACCGGCATCACGCTGGATGAATTGCGCGCCACGCTCGAACGCTTCAACCGCAACGACGGTGCCGGTCGCATCAACGAAGGCGAGGAAACCCTGCTGGTGCGCGTGCAGGGACGGCTTGAGTCGCTCGACGACATCGGCCGGCTGGTGGTGCACGCAACGCCTCAGGCGCAGGTGCGCATCGCCGACGTGGCCGAGGTGCGGCTCGGCGCGCTGACCCGCATGGGTGGGGTGACGCACAACGGCGAGGGCGAAACCGTGCAGGGGCTGGTGCTCGGCCTGCGCGGCGCCGATGCGCAGGAGGTGGTGCGCGGCGTACGGGCGCGGCTCGACGAGATCGCGCCCAGCCTGCCGGCAGGCGTCAAGGTCGTTCCCTTCTATGACCGTGGCGAGCTGGTGTCGAGTGCGGTCGGCACCGTGACCAAGGCGCTGATCGAGGCGGTGGTGCTGGTCCTCATCCTGCTGTTCCTGTTTCTCGGCAATGTGCGTGCGGCGCTGGCCGTGGCGGTGGTGCTGCCGCTGTCGGCACTGTGGACCTTCATGCTGATGCACTTCGCCGGCCTGTCGGCCAACCTGATGAGTCTGGGCGGGCTGGCGATCGCCATCGGTCTGCTGGTCGATGCGGCGGTGGTGGTGGTCGAGAACGTGGTCGCCCATCTCCACGAGCCGGGTGCGGCGGACCGGCCGCGTCGTGACGTGGTGCTCGAGGCGGTGCGCGAGGTGGCTGTGCCGACAACTGCCGGCATCGTCATCATCGCGCTGGTGTTCGTACCGCTGCTGAGCCTGCAGGGACTGGAAGGCAAGCTGTTCGCGCCGGTGGCACTGACCATCGTGTTCGCACTGGCCGGCTCGCTGCTGCTGTCGCTCACCGTCATTCCGCTGCTGGCGCGCCTGATGCTGAATGCCCGCTCGCACGCCGACCCGTGGCTGCCGCGCACATTGTCGAAGCTCTATGCGCCGTTGCTGCAGCGTGCGCTGGCCGCCCCGCTCATCGTCGGCGGCATTGCCGGCCTGCTGTTCGTCGCGGCGGTCGTGGTCTACACGGGCCTGGGCAAAACCTTCATGCCGACCATGGATGAAGGCAGCCTGATCGTGCAGCTGGAAAAGCTGCCGTCGATCAGCCTCGATGCCTCGCTGGATATCGACACCCGCTTCCAGAAGGCACTGAAGGACATCGTGCCCGAAGCGACTCAGATCGTCGCGCGCGCCGGATCGGACGAAATCGGTCTCGACCCGATGGGCCTGAACCAGACCGACACCTTCATCAGCCTCGCCCCCGGCGCCGACAAGCCGGCCATCATCCACCGCATCCGCGATCTGCTGGCCGAATTCCCCGGTGTGGCCTATGCCTTCACCCAGCCGATCGAAATGCGCGTGTCGGAAATGATTCTGGGCGTGCGCGGCGATCTGGCGATCCGCCTGTTCGGGCCTGACATCGACACGCTGAATCACAAGGCGGGCGAAATTGCCGACGTGTTGCGCGCGATTCCGGGCGCCGAGGATGTGTTCTTCGTGCGCAACGAGGGCGTTCAGTATCTGCGCGTGCTGCCGGACACCGATGCGCTGGCCCGCGCCGGTCTCGATGTCGATGCGCTGGCCGCCAGCCTGCGCATGCAGATCGAGGGCGAACGGGTCGGGTTGATCCAGAAGCTGGACCGGCGCTACCCGCTGATCATCCGCTCCACCGGCAGCGCCGGCGCGTCGGAAGAGCTGGCCCAGATGCCGGTGGCACTGCCGGGTGGCGGCCGCATCGCACTGGGCCAGCTGGCGCGCTTCGAACGCGTGGGCGGCCCGGTGCAGATCAACCGTCAGCTGGGCAGTCGCAACATGGTCGTGATCGCGAATGTAGGCGGTCGCGATCTGGTCGGCTTCGTCGAGGATGCGCGCGCCCAGGTGCTGCAGAAGGTCGAACTGCCCAGCGGCTACCGCCTCACCTGGGGTGGCGAGTTCGAGAACCAGCAGCGCGCGGCGCAGCGGCTCGCGCTGGTCGTGCCGCTGGCGCTGGTGCTGATTTTCCTCATCCTTTACAGCACCTTCGATTCATTGCGCCAGGCGGCGCTGGTGATGGCCAATGTGCCGTTCGCGATGATCGGCGGCGTCTTTGCACTGGGCATTTCCGGCGAGTACCTGTCGGTGCCGGCGTCGGTCGGCTTCATCGCGCTGCTCGGCATCGCCGTGCTCAATGGCGTCGTGCTGGTGAGCTACTTCAATCAGTTGCGGGCGGCCGGTCAGAGCATGCTCGACGCGGTGGTCAATGGCGCCCAGCGCAGGTTGCGCCCGGTGCTGCTGACCGCGTCGATGGCCGCACTCGGTCTGGTGCCGCTGCTGTTCGCCACCGGCCCGGGCTCGGAAATCCAGCGGCCGCTCGCCATCGTGGTGATCGGCGGGCTCATTTCTTGTACGGCGTTAACACTTCTGCTGCTACCCATCCTGTACAAAAGGTTCGGTGAGCGTCCTGCCACGGCATCCGCCCCTTCATGA